In a genomic window of Henningerozyma blattae CBS 6284 chromosome 9, complete genome:
- the TBLA0I00240 gene encoding TLC domain-containing protein (similar to Saccharomyces cerevisiae LAG1 (YHL003C) and LAC1 (YKL008C); ancestral locus Anc_2.501): MTEDTDSPTPLKPISSSNSNRLKSKNSSNLQPPINNLISTRTARSPSLGNMDLGDTVRGLATMNETKEGRIAYKGENKKLSETSKGDLDLIKKVYLTYEEITYRHIWLNPLLILVFVYLMYFTSGNRTESNPLHQFVAISYKVPNVDAYGKGIKDLSFIFFYMIFFTFLREFLMEVIIKPMTYRWNITSEHRRKRMMEQVYSIIYYGFSGPFGLYIMYHSDLWLFETKTMYRTYPDLTNTGLYKIFYLGQASFWAQQACVLVLQLEKPRKDHKELVFHHIVTLLLIWSSYVFHFTKMGLAVYITMDVSDFFLALSKTLNYLDSSLTVPMFLVFASSWVYLRHYVNIKILWSVLTQFRTEGNYILNYATQQYKCWISLPIVFVLISALQLVNLYWFFLILKIVYNVTYKGIVKDARSDEEGGEDEDEDEDEEEDEEEEDDKGKDSKPAINITPALTTGSKASSTSATVSKPKLKVEN, from the coding sequence ATGACAGAAGATACAGATTCTCCAACCCCTCTGAAACCAATATCCTCAAGCAATAGCAATCGTTTAAAGTctaaaaattcatcaaacCTTCAACCTCCTATTAACAATTTAATCTCCACCAGAACTGCTAGATCTCCTTCATTGGGTAATATGGATTTAGGCGACACAGTTCGTGGATTAGCTACTATGAATGAAACTAAAGAAGGAAGAATTGCCTACAAAGGagagaataaaaaattatctgaGACTTCTAAAGGTGATTTAGATTTAATcaaaaaagtttatttaaCATATGAAGAAATTACTTATAGACATATTTGGCTAAATCCACTATTAATACTGGTGTTTGTCTATTTAATGTATTTTACTTCTGGAAACAGAACTGAATCAAATCCATTACATCAATTTGTTGCAATCTCTTATAAAGTTCCGAACGTTGATGCATATGGGAAAGGTATAAAggatttatcttttatttttttctacatgatttttttcactttcctaagagaatttttaatggaagttattattaagcCAATGACATATAGATGGAACATCACTTCTGAAcatagaagaaaaagaatgaTGGAACAAGTCTATTCAATCATTTATTATGGGTTTTCTGGCCCTTTTGGCCTTTACATAATGTATCATTCCGATCTTTGGTTATTTGAAACAAAAACTATGTATAGAACTTATCCAGATCTTACAAATACAGGTCTTTAcaaaatcttttatttggGCCAAGCTTCGTTTTGGGCTCAACAAGCATGTGTTCTAGTTCTACAGTTAGAAAAACCAAGAAAGGATCATAAAGAATTAGTATTCCACCATATTGTTACATTACTATTAATTTGGTCTTCATACGTTTTCCACTTCACTAAAATGGGCCTTGCAGTTTATATTACCATGGATGTGTCCGATTTCTTTTTAGCTTTATCAAAGACCTTGAACTATTTAGACTCAAGTCTGACTGTACCTATGTTTTTAGTATTCGCTAGTTCATGGGTATATTTAAGACATTACGTGAATATTAAAATCCTATGGTCTGTATTAACTCAATTCCGTACTGAAGGAAactatattttaaattacgCCACTCAACAATATAAGTGCTGGATCTCACTACCCATCGtgtttgttttaatttcagCATTACAATTAGTTAATCTTTATTGGTTCTTCTTAATTCTAAAGATTGTGTATAACGTCACTTATAAGGGTATTGTCAAGGATGCTAGATCTGATGAAGAAGGTGGcgaagatgaagatgaagatgaagatgaagaagaagatgaagaggaagaagacGATAAAGGTAAAGATAGTAAACCAGCTATTAATATAACACCTGCTCTAACTACAGGCTCAAAAGCATCTTCAACTTCTGCTACAGTTTCTAAACCAAAATTAAAGgttgaaaattaa
- the MRP4 gene encoding mitochondrial 37S ribosomal protein uS2m (similar to Saccharomyces cerevisiae MRP4 (YHL004W); ancestral locus Anc_2.500), whose amino-acid sequence MAVLNRVVVSILKRQPLVTSIPRRFNSISSSSTTASTSNTPNITENSPNAAFENEIIEKDDMFVINQKQENDKIRRYINRLKMTPSEEIEKQLEGMPDSITKNNPELDTKLKTELLKFFDDFSNKNDLFRTMDEYELLTNDDSTTRAQSIDNMYSQSSVGVNDTLNNFPFLEPSQYDKPYTKQELFLRQLKHSRSTARLGATIKNVYNPRMNLTNPINIQNLTIKDLFNANVHLGQSKSIINPSNKRFIMGTYMGLNIIDLNKTLISLKRAHTILSKINLKNGIILFIGTRNDHKEILKNVSNRLKNAYIVTNRWIPGTLTNPTEISNNWERIVITENGGNLTQKIITDSEIIKPDLIVVLNPNENKIALREAMKCRIPSIGIIDTDCESSLVTYPIPGNDDSFRSLSMLVGVLTSGLQ is encoded by the coding sequence ATGGCTGTACTGAATAGAGTAGTAGTTTCAATTCTTAAGAGACAACCACTAGTTACTTCTATTCCAAGAAGATTTAACAGTATTTCTTCCTCCTCCACAACTGCGTCAACTTCCAATACGCCAAATATCACAGAAAACTCCCCTAATGCAGCTTTTGAAAATGagataattgaaaaagatgatatgtttgttattaatcaaaagcaagaaaatgataagaTTAGAAGATATATTAATCGATTGAAAATGACCCCTagtgaagaaattgaaaaacagCTGGAAGGTATGCCAGATTCAATAACGAAAAATAATCCTGAACTGgatacaaaattaaaaactgagcttttaaaattttttgatgatTTTTCTAACAAAAATGATTTGTTCAGGACTATGgatgaatatgaattatTGACCAATGACGACTCCACAACAAGAGCTCaatcaattgataatatgTATTCTCAAAGTTCTGTTGGAGTCAACGATACCCTAAATAATTTCCCATTTTTAGAACCTTCTCAATATGATAAGCCATATACAAAGcaagaattattcttaAGACAGTTGAAGCATTCAAGATCAACAGCTAGGCTTGGTGCAACCATTAAAAATGTTTACAATCCACGGATGAATTTAACCAATCCGATTAacattcaaaatttaactatcaaagatttatttaatgcTAATGTTCATTTGGGTCAATCAAAATCGATTATAAACCCATCAAATAAACGCTTCATAATGGGTACTTATATGGgcttaaatattattgatttaaataaaactttGATTAGTTTAAAGAGAGCACATACAATTTTGTCAAAAATTAACTTGAAAAATggaattatattatttattggtACAAGGAATGATcataaagaaatattgaagaatgtttcaaatagattaaaaaatgCTTATATTGTAACAAATAGATGGATACCAGGGACTTTGACAAATCCAactgaaatttcaaataattggGAACGTATTGTTATTACTGAAAATGGTGGTAACTTAACTCAAAAGATCATAACAGATTCTGAAATTATTAAGCCTgatttaattgttgttttaaATCCAAATGAAAACAAAATTGCACTAAGAGAAGCAATGAAATGTAGAATCCCAAGTATCGGTATAATTGATACAGATTGTGAATCAAGCTTGGTCACCTACCCAATTCCCGGTAACGATGACTCTTTTAGATCTCTTTCCATGCTAGTTGGTGTTCTCACCTCAGGATTACAGTAA
- the SHU1 gene encoding Shu1p (similar to Saccharomyces cerevisiae SHU1 (YHL006C); ancestral locus Anc_2.499): MNIGTRFQTIELAIKHTLLKENGKTLIITAGQSPREYIEQEIPSNRRKKDSPRNDSNSNIPSDIYFGSIWSIVQSTDNVGVLFLDKVQYIFLYLTQLASVSKDALKYDTLIVFGLDSLLMEFTTTIPTNKDDENTLNKVEYLRYANLILGTISQLATNGIDVILVPFEKNQNMAHTKIISRLIEYWNTLY; this comes from the coding sequence ATGAATATTGGTACCCGATTCCAAACCATAGAGTTAGCCATAAAACATACGCTTCTTAaagaaaatggaaaaaCTCTAATTATCACTGCAGGGCAGTCTCCAAGAGAATATATAGAACAAGAAATTCCTTCAAATCGAAGGAAAAAAGACAGTCCCAGAAATGATAGCAATTCCAATATTCCTAGCgatatatattttggaaGTATCTGGTCTATTGTCCAATCTACAGACAATGTTGGTGTACTGTTCTTAGATAAAGtgcaatatatttttttatatttgacCCAACTGGCATCTGTTTCGAAAGATGCGTTGAAGTATGATACATTGATCGTATTTGGCTTGGATTCCCTACTCATGGAATTTACAACTACTATACCAACAAACAAAGATGATGAGAATACTCTAAATAAAGTAGAATATCTACGATATGCCAACCTAATACTAGGGACGATAAGCCAATTAGCAACCAATGGCATAGATGTCATATTGGTTCCATTCGAAAAGAACCAAAATATGGCGCATACTAAAATTATATCTCGTTTAATTGAATACTGGAACACACTTTACTAA
- the UFD4 gene encoding putative ubiquitin-protein ligase UFD4 (similar to Saccharomyces cerevisiae UFD4 (YKL010C); ancestral locus Anc_2.497): MRLIEQHDDDDDDDDDDDDGIHDEDEDEDMGGEINSNSILLHDLLNSFANSAGHGDVGSNPTITNNDTNGVPLGGNRTLPDILSMFTSSNGNPFGGIGGVRAGNSFGGNSRFNKLIDNLALTNPNFDPYIAMESLRDLAENLLLTNNYLIDRLFNLNALINNIISILDSPVLMDHMELQLMACRCIYNLFEVTPEIISVTIKKHTNLCPILLSKLNSINYIDLAEQVLELLELISRVTPLELLKLPELYSCLSFIDFFTIHSQRKAISIVSNSLSASSNINNFNHQSPLVNNIKHLINIIQPIFLNNSDDFVLNRLILSFYGVCNRNLLSSLSKGESDAPNNDNLLLLNVDTIKKLINLISLNDINLSIKLKTLSIISSLIEYNIELSKSLIDLIDLPNLIIKCLTNYSKSKHSKLHETLMFVPKILLKNISRLVMMLLPSTDNFNSNSKSKSILNKKFSITLHKKNSFQFNNLKFYNDMIPILTEIYLNSIDYDIRKFTLTSLTRIIPNLPKKFDISTLKNYYLNVISTALSTYTSNTLDTNTIELNINCIQSKNLLFILILLDWLLDKYPNEFLFSLKREGVLEILNSLSATFEKSLGKINGTILDSELQIDDDNDETNNFNAGSMNDSEKMDDESDTNMERSSNINEISEYEDEDIDDEEFDPTDDLDIPTHIEPRLIVFKLFKTFSNKEIDEMINIILARLTKIFKKGDKNDINNNFSNSNSQILKDIENLHSNIEYLTKHVLNYNDALKNDFNIEFWSNIWTNLKISMFNKNFKISSFELISTNLVNIIVDIFEKYSNYAMVHTTFLNVFQNNDGIDNHVENDLKKLIELLQNSLSRIEQFNIITCGIPNDTSSNHSLSSTSIAGGNSDSTRTRSTSSFINSINGNIDHTEDKSSTGVSSLGKQMKVRLEYNGSSENIKNSNLKSFVVSIHCISSIKSLSDFLKHQIMLSRFLDTFSTNSSHPFNYEEEEEDHDHDHDDSSNEHPTENPFEFSINDTKISLNDTVFGACYKQYIDNENRTSNLDLASNNSNNSIHPKDISNLWNEIPTIQYRRTKKNDQFANDSSASSFSTSTSTTTTTLASTTIGTPLSSHQTQLSSMYSLKNIDITIMNKINPSIRSILKLLNLISTWNDTTKVLANELFINSKLSAKLSRQLEEPLIIASGILPNWLLYLTMNYPFLFPFEIRYILLQYTSFGYGRLIQSWLNKNKMLLNNGNGSTGNNEDENGNGNMVSNSNNSNNINNIHANEQLQRLGRLARHKLRLSRKTLFLSALKILNKYGSSTSILEMEYQNEVGTGTGPTLEFYANVSREFAKKSLNMWRDQNSGKEDEFESPYIIDSLFPKPLNPKNMNVERVIELFKYLGIFIARSMIDNRILDFRFNPAFFEICQKYSKNYQDPNDSDNKTRFQLVELIDNQVFKTLKYLETNSENDLLLKELTLTFVFPGSDLELIPNGNEVYVDSTNVKQYIDLLLGQMIGSGISKQVESFIEGFSEVFQFSSLQMLTSYELTNIFGCFEEDWNEKTLFTYINAEHGYTLDSPTIHDLIKVMCNLDETQRRKFVQFLTGAPKLPIGGFKSLNPRLTVVLKHAEDGLKPDQCLPSVMTCRNYLKLPKYSTFDVMRSRILQAIDEGSGAFLLS, encoded by the coding sequence ATGAGGCTGATAGAACAGcatgatgatgatgatgatgatgatgatgatgatgatgatggaATCCATGATGAAGACGAGGATGAAGATATGGGTGGCGAAATCAACTCTAATTCTATATTGTTACATGATCTGTTAAATTCTTTTGCAAATTCTGCAGGGCACGGTGATGTAGGCTCTAATCCGACTAttactaataatgatactAATGGTGTGCCATTAGGTGGCAATAGAACTTTGCCGGATATATTATCCATGTTCACTTCGTCAAATGGTAATCCGTTTGGTGGTATTGGTGGAGTGCGTGCCGGTAATAGCTTTGGTGGCAATTcaagatttaataaattgattgatAATTTGGCACTTACTAATCCTAATTTTGATCCCTACATTGCTATGGAATCATTGAGAGACTTAGctgaaaatttattattgacaaacaattatttgattgaccgattatttaatttaaatgctctaattaacaatattatATCCATTCTAGACTCTCCAGTTCTCATGGATCACATGGAGTTGCAATTAATGGCATGTAGGTGTAtctataatttatttgaagttaCTCCAGAGATAATTTCTGTTACAATAAAAAAGCATACGAACCTTTGTCCAATTTTACTGTCAAAGCTGAActcaattaattatattgatTTGGCCGAACAAGTATTGgaattattggaattaaTTTCAAGAGTAACTCCCTTGgagttattaaaattacCTGAATTATATTCTTGCCTTTCGTtcattgattttttcaCTATCCACTCTCAAAGAAAGGCTATTTCAATTGTGTCAAATTCATTGTCAGCTTCTTCCAatattaacaattttaatcaTCAGAGCCCACTAGTCAATAACATCAAACAtctaattaatattattcaacctattttcttaaataattctgatGACTTTGTTTTGAATAGACTAATTTTATCCTTTTATGGGGTTTGCAATCGAAACTTATTGTCATCTTTAAGTAAAGGAGAGTCCGATGCtccaaataatgataatttattattattaaatgttGATACAATTAAGAagttaattaatttaatctcactaaatgatattaatctatcaatcaaattgaaaactCTTAGCATCATTTCAAGTTTAATTGAGTATAATATCGAATTATCGAAATCATTAATTGACTTGATAGATTTaccaaatttaattattaaatgtttAACTAATTATTCAAAGTCTAAACATTCAAAGTTACATGAGACCTTAATGTTTGTCCCaaagattttattaaaaaatatttcaagatTAGTTATGATGCTATTACCATCAACGGATAActttaattctaattcaaaatcaaaatccattttaaataaaaaattctcAATAACTTTGcataagaaaaattcattccaattcaataatttaaaattttataatgaTATGATACCAATTCTAAcagaaatttatttaaactCAATTGATTATGATATACGTAAGTTTACATTGACTTCTTTAACAAGaataattccaaatttaccaaaaaaatttgatatcTCTACTCTCAAGAACTATTACTTAAATGTTATCAGTACAGCTTTGTCAACTTACACTTCAAACACGTTGGATACAAATACtatagaattaaatatcaattgcattcaatcaaaaaatttattatttattttgattttattagaCTGGTTATTAGATAAATAtccaaatgaatttttattctctTTAAAAAGGGAGGGGGTATTAGAAATCTTAAATTCTCTTTCTGctacttttgaaaaatcGCTTGGGAAAATTAATGGTACTATACTTGATAGTGAACTTCagattgatgatgataatgatgaaactaataattttaatgcAGGCTCCATGAATGATAGTGAAAAAATGGATGATGAATCTGATACTAACATGGAACGAAGTTCAAATATAAACGAAATATCGGAATATGAAGATGAGGAcattgatgatgaagaatttgacCCGACTGATGATTTAGATATTCCGACTCATATTGAACCACGTTTGATTGTTTTTAAACTGtttaaaactttttctaataaagaaatagatgaaatgattaatataatattggCACGATTAACaaagatatttaaaaaaggtgataaaaatgatattaacaataatttttctaattctaattctcaaattttaaaagatattgaaaaccTGCATTCGAATATTGAATACCTGACAAAACATGTATTGAATTATAACGACGcattaaaaaatgattttaatattgaattttggTCTAATATTTGGACAAACTTAAAAATATCGATGTTTAacaagaattttaaaatttccaGTTTCGAGTTAATTTCTACAAATTTAgtcaatattattgttgacATATTTGAGAAATACTCTAATTATGCAATGGTACATACaacatttttaaatgtgtttcaaaataatgatggAATTGATAATCATGTggaaaatgatttaaagaaattaatagagttattacaaaattcattatctaGAATTGAACAGTTTAATATCATAACATGTGGTATTCCAAATGATACGAGTAGTAATCATTCTCTTTCATCTACAAGTATTGCTGGTGGTAACAGTGATAGTACAAGAACACGGTCCACCTCAAGTTTTATAAATAGTATCAATGGGAATATTGATCATACCGAAGATAAAAGTAGTACAGGAGTATCTTCTCTAGGAAAGCAGATGAAAGTTCGTTTGGAATATAATGGTAGCTCTGAAAACATAAAGAATTCtaatttgaaatcattTGTTGTTTCAATACATTGCATCTCATcaataaaatcattaagtgattttttaaaacacCAAATCATGCTATCAAGATTCTTAGATACATTTTCTACGAATTCTTCCCATCCATTTAActatgaagaagaagaagaagatcaTGATCATGATCATGATGATTCTAGTAATGAACATCCTACTGAGAATCCCTTTGAATTTAGTATCAATGACACAAAGATTAGTTTAAATGATACAGTATTTGGTGCATGTTATAAACAATACATTGACAATGAAAATAGAACCTCTAATCTAGACTTAGcttctaataatagcaataatagCATTCATCCCAAGGATATATCTAACTTATGGAATGAAATACCTACCATCCAGTATAGAAGAACCAAGAAAAATGATCAATTTGCAAATGATAGTTCTGCAAGTTCCTTTTCTACTTCAACATCCACTACAACTACAACTTTAGCTTCGACAACTATTGGAACACCTTTATCATCGCATCAGACACAATTAAGTTCTATGTATTCATTAAAGAATATTGATATCACTATtatgaataaaataaatccATCTATCAGATCTATATTAAAGTTACTGAACTTAATTTCCACATGGAATGATACTACCAAAGTATTAGCCAACgaattattcattaattctaaattaaGTGCTAAATTGTCAAGACAATTAGAAGAACCATTGATTATTGCAAGTGGTATATTACCTAATTggttattatatttaaccATGAATTATCCATTCTTATTTCCATTTGAAATCAGATATATACTATTACAATATACATCATTTGGATATGGTAGATTAATTCAATCGTGgctaaataaaaataaaatgctattaaataatggaaATGGAAGTACTGGgaataatgaagatgagaATGGGAATGGGAATATGGTTtctaatagtaataacTCGAACAATATCAATAACATACATGCTAATGAACAATTGCAACGACTAGGAAGATTGGCAAGGCATAAATTACGTTTATCAAGAAAAACGTTATTTTTGAGTgctttgaaaatattaaataaatatggtTCTTCCACAAGTATATTAGAAATGGAATATCAAAATGAAGTAGGTACAGGTACTGGACCTACATTGGAGTTTTATGCTAATGTATCAAGAGAGTTTGCTAAGAAATCATTGAACATGTGGAGAGATCAAAATTCTGGaaaagaagatgaatttgaaagtCCATATATAATAGACTCCTTGTTCCCCAAGCCCTTGAATCCGAAGAATATGAACGTTGAACGGGTAATTGAATTGTTTAAATACCTTGGTATATTCATTGCTCGTTCTATGATAGATAATCGAATTTTAGATTTTCGTTTTAACCCGGCTTTCTTCGAAATCTGTCAGAAATATAGCAAAAACTATCAAGATCCCAATGATTCAGATAATAAGACAAGATTTCAATTAGTCGAACTTATTGATAACCAAGTCTTTAAAAcgttaaaatatttagaaacaAATTCTGAAAATGACTTATTGTTGAAAGAACTGACATTAACTTTCGTCTTTCCAGGTAGTGATTTAGAATTGATTCCAAACGGTAATGAAGTCTATGTGGACAGTACCAACGTTAAGCAATATATTGATCTACTTCTTGGCCAAATGATCGGTTCTGGTATATCGAAACAAGTTGAATCTTTTATTGAGGGGTTTTCTGAAGTTTTCCAATTTTCTAGTCTTCAGATGCTGACATCATATGAATTGACCAATATTTTCGGATgttttgaagaagattGGAATGAAAAGACATTGTTCACATATATTAATGCTGAACACGGATATACACTGGATTCCCCTACAATTCATGACTTGATTAAGGTCATGTGCAATTTAGATGAAAcacaaagaagaaaattcgTCCAGTTTCTGACTGGCGCTCCTAAACTTCCGATTGGAGGCTTTAAAAGTCTAAACCCACGACTCACTGTGGTTTTGAAACATGCAGAGGATGGATTGAAACCCGATCAATGCCTGCCCAGTGTCATGACATGTAGGAACTATCTGAAATTACCTAAGTATAGCACCTTTGATGTGATGCGCTCACGCATCCTGCAAGCCATCGACGAGGGCTCCGGTGCCTTCTTGTTATCATGA